In a genomic window of Micromonospora cremea:
- the lysA gene encoding diaminopimelate decarboxylase, whose translation MRAHEAGALHGDIGSRGPAWLRTPDDVNALMPALWPRTVTRGADGALAVAGLSVRDLAAEFGTPVYVLDEDDLRSRCRDFRSAFPTEDVYYAGKAFLCRAVVRMIHEEGLHLDVCTGGELATALAAGMPPERIGFHGNNKSVAELSRALDAGVGRIILDSFTEIDRLTALARERGVRPRVLVRVTVGVEAHTHEFIATAHEDQKFGFSLAGGAAATAAFKVLDEGVLELRGLHSHIGSQIFDASGFEVSARRVLALQAQIRDARGVELPELDLGGGFGIAYTTQDDPATPQDLAKRLRKIVDSECAAERLAVPRLSIEPGRAIVGPAVFTLYEVGTVKDLDGIRTYVSVDGGMSDNIRTALYDASYSATLASRASTAQPLLARVVGKHCESGDIVVKDEFLPADVQPGDLVAVPGTGAYCRSMASNYNHVPRPPVVAVRDGQARLIVRRETEEDLLALDVG comes from the coding sequence ATGCGCGCTCACGAGGCTGGTGCCCTGCACGGTGACATCGGCAGCCGAGGGCCGGCCTGGCTGCGTACCCCGGACGACGTCAACGCCCTGATGCCGGCGCTGTGGCCGCGCACCGTCACGCGCGGCGCCGACGGCGCGCTCGCCGTCGCGGGCCTGAGCGTCCGCGACCTCGCGGCCGAGTTCGGCACCCCGGTGTACGTGCTGGACGAGGACGACCTGCGGTCACGCTGCCGGGACTTCCGGTCCGCGTTCCCGACCGAGGACGTCTACTACGCCGGCAAGGCGTTCCTCTGCCGGGCGGTGGTCCGGATGATCCACGAGGAGGGGCTGCACCTCGACGTCTGCACCGGTGGCGAGCTGGCCACCGCGCTCGCGGCCGGGATGCCGCCGGAGCGGATCGGCTTCCACGGCAACAACAAGTCGGTGGCCGAGCTGTCCCGGGCGCTGGACGCCGGTGTCGGGCGGATCATCCTCGACTCGTTCACCGAGATCGACCGGCTCACCGCGCTGGCCCGCGAGCGGGGCGTCCGCCCCCGGGTGCTTGTCCGGGTCACGGTCGGGGTCGAGGCGCACACCCACGAGTTCATCGCCACCGCCCACGAGGACCAGAAGTTCGGCTTCTCGCTGGCCGGTGGGGCCGCCGCGACGGCCGCGTTCAAGGTCCTCGACGAGGGCGTGCTGGAGCTGCGCGGCCTACACTCGCACATCGGCTCGCAGATCTTCGACGCCAGCGGTTTCGAGGTCTCCGCCCGTCGGGTGCTCGCCCTGCAGGCGCAGATCCGCGACGCGCGCGGGGTGGAGCTGCCCGAGCTGGACCTGGGCGGCGGGTTCGGCATCGCGTACACCACCCAGGACGACCCGGCCACTCCGCAGGACCTGGCCAAGCGGCTCCGCAAGATCGTCGACTCGGAGTGCGCCGCCGAGCGGCTGGCCGTGCCAAGGCTCTCCATCGAGCCGGGGCGAGCCATCGTCGGGCCGGCCGTGTTCACCCTCTACGAGGTCGGCACGGTCAAGGACCTCGACGGCATCCGGACGTACGTCAGCGTGGACGGCGGGATGAGCGACAACATCCGTACCGCGCTCTACGACGCCTCGTACTCGGCGACGTTGGCCTCCCGGGCCTCGACTGCCCAGCCGTTGCTCGCCCGCGTGGTGGGAAAGCACTGTGAGTCCGGGGACATCGTGGTGAAGGATGAATTCCTGCCCGCCGACGTGCAGCCCGGAGATCTTGTCGCGGTGCCCGGCACGGGCGCCTACTGCCGCAGCATGGCCAGCAACTACAACCACGTGCCGCGGCCGCCCGTGGTCGCGGTGCGCGACGGCCAGGCGCGTCTGATCGTCCGGCGGGAGACCGAAGAGGACCTGCTCGCATTGGATGTTGGATGA
- the argS gene encoding arginine--tRNA ligase, which translates to MTPAELASVVLTAAHAVFAERGLDHAALPERTAVERPRNPEHGDYASTLALQLSKKVGVPPRELAAALADELGRAPGVKSVEIAGPGFLNIRLDAAAAGQLARVIVEAGAEYGRSDRLAGEKINLEFVSANPTGPVHIGGVRWAAVGDALSRLLRATGAEVGTEYYFNDAGSQIDRFARSLLAAAKGEAAPEDGYGGAYIGEIAAEVQARRPDVLTMDDAAAQEVFRVEGVALMFDEIRSSLRDFGVEFDTYFNEKDLHDRGELDLALARLREQGQVYESEGATWLRTTDFGDDKDRVLRKSNGEWTYFAADCAYYLDKRERGFERVVIMLGADHHGYIGRMKAMAACFGDDPERNLEILIGQLVSLLSDGAPMRMSKRAGTVITLEDLVDAIGVDASRYALARYSSDSPIDIDIELWTRATRDNPVYYVQYVAARTAGVARNAAEVGLVQGDAEAFRPELLGHEKENELLKALAEFPAVVATAAELREPHRVARYLEESVAASFHRFYDNCRVLPLGDEEVTDLHRARLWLNNATRTVIANGLHLLGVSAPERM; encoded by the coding sequence GTGACTCCTGCAGAACTAGCCTCGGTCGTCCTCACCGCTGCCCACGCCGTCTTCGCCGAGCGTGGCCTGGACCACGCCGCGCTGCCGGAGCGTACGGCGGTGGAGCGACCCCGCAACCCCGAGCACGGCGATTACGCCTCCACGCTCGCCCTGCAGTTGAGCAAGAAGGTGGGCGTTCCGCCGCGCGAGCTGGCCGCCGCCCTGGCCGACGAGCTGGGCCGGGCGCCCGGGGTCAAGTCGGTGGAGATCGCCGGGCCGGGCTTTCTGAACATCCGGCTGGACGCGGCCGCCGCCGGCCAGCTCGCGCGGGTGATCGTCGAGGCCGGCGCGGAGTACGGCCGCAGCGACCGGCTCGCCGGCGAGAAGATCAACCTGGAGTTCGTCTCGGCCAACCCGACCGGCCCGGTGCACATCGGCGGGGTCCGCTGGGCGGCGGTCGGTGACGCGCTCAGCCGGCTGCTGCGGGCCACCGGCGCCGAGGTGGGCACGGAGTACTACTTCAACGACGCCGGGTCCCAGATCGACCGGTTCGCCCGCTCGCTGCTCGCCGCCGCCAAGGGTGAGGCCGCGCCGGAGGACGGCTACGGCGGGGCGTACATCGGGGAGATCGCCGCCGAGGTCCAGGCCCGTCGGCCGGACGTGCTGACCATGGACGACGCCGCCGCCCAGGAGGTCTTCCGGGTCGAGGGCGTCGCGCTGATGTTCGACGAGATCCGGTCCTCGCTGCGCGACTTCGGGGTGGAGTTCGACACCTACTTCAACGAGAAGGACCTGCACGACCGGGGTGAGCTGGACCTCGCCCTGGCCCGGCTGCGCGAGCAGGGGCAGGTCTACGAGTCCGAGGGCGCCACCTGGCTGCGCACCACCGACTTCGGCGACGACAAGGACCGGGTGCTGCGCAAGTCCAACGGCGAGTGGACGTACTTCGCCGCGGACTGCGCCTACTACCTGGACAAGCGGGAGCGCGGCTTCGAGCGGGTCGTGATCATGCTGGGCGCCGACCACCACGGCTACATCGGCCGGATGAAGGCGATGGCCGCGTGCTTCGGCGATGACCCGGAGCGCAACCTGGAGATCCTGATCGGTCAGCTGGTCAGCCTGCTGAGCGACGGCGCCCCGATGCGGATGAGCAAGCGGGCCGGCACCGTGATCACCCTGGAGGACCTGGTCGACGCGATCGGCGTGGACGCTTCCCGGTACGCGCTGGCCCGCTACTCCAGCGACTCCCCGATCGACATCGACATCGAGCTGTGGACCCGGGCCACCCGCGACAACCCGGTCTACTACGTCCAGTACGTGGCGGCCCGGACGGCGGGTGTGGCCCGCAACGCCGCCGAGGTGGGGCTGGTCCAGGGCGACGCCGAGGCCTTCCGCCCCGAGCTGCTCGGGCACGAGAAGGAGAACGAGCTGCTCAAGGCGCTCGCCGAGTTCCCGGCGGTGGTGGCCACCGCCGCCGAGCTGCGGGAGCCGCACCGGGTGGCCCGCTACCTGGAGGAGAGCGTCGCCGCCTCCTTCCACCGCTTCTACGACAACTGCCGGGTGCTGCCGTTGGGCGACGAGGAGGTCACCGACCTGCACCGGGCACGGCTCTGGCTCAACAACGCCACCCGCACGGTGATCGCCAACGGCCTGCACCTGCTCGGCGTCTCCGCTCCCGAGAGGATGTAG
- a CDS encoding DUF3105 domain-containing protein, which translates to MSISTPGGPERRPTVVSTGKKPAAGRPASGAKAGSGKPAGTPRAGGKGPRKPIAPVKVSQGRAWGPIALFVAVGVLAAGIIGYGAWASFQGAKPWDKRANAIDGIVNIRKSDPDSLKYEAHKSGPLTYKYSPPVGGVHNAAWQNCMGDVYDAPIASEHAVHSLEHGAVWITYRPGLPQDQIDKLAGKVRGVEKMMLSPYEGLDKPISLQAWGFQLKVDNADDKRIDEFIKDLRVNASVEGPTALCNTGITATGTTPRELPQQPTQ; encoded by the coding sequence ATGAGCATCAGCACCCCGGGCGGCCCTGAGCGCCGCCCGACCGTGGTCAGCACCGGCAAGAAGCCGGCCGCGGGCCGGCCGGCGTCCGGCGCCAAGGCCGGTTCCGGCAAGCCGGCGGGCACTCCGCGGGCAGGTGGTAAGGGTCCCCGCAAGCCGATCGCCCCGGTCAAGGTGAGCCAGGGCCGGGCCTGGGGCCCGATCGCGCTCTTCGTCGCCGTGGGCGTGCTCGCGGCCGGCATCATCGGCTACGGCGCCTGGGCGTCGTTCCAGGGCGCCAAGCCGTGGGACAAGCGGGCGAACGCCATCGACGGCATCGTCAACATCCGCAAGTCGGACCCGGACAGCCTGAAGTACGAGGCGCACAAGTCCGGCCCGCTGACCTACAAGTACTCGCCGCCGGTCGGTGGGGTGCACAACGCCGCCTGGCAGAACTGCATGGGCGACGTGTACGACGCCCCGATCGCCAGCGAGCACGCGGTGCACAGCCTGGAGCACGGCGCGGTCTGGATCACCTACCGGCCGGGTCTGCCGCAGGACCAGATCGACAAGCTCGCCGGCAAGGTGCGCGGCGTCGAGAAGATGATGTTGAGCCCGTACGAGGGTCTGGACAAGCCGATCTCGCTCCAGGCGTGGGGCTTCCAGCTCAAGGTCGACAACGCCGACGACAAGCGGATCGACGAGTTCATCAAGGACCTGCGGGTCAACGCCTCCGTCGAGGGGCCGACCGCGCTCTGCAACACGGGCATCACCGCCACCGGCACCACGCCGCGTGAGCTCCCACAGCAGCCCACCCAGTAA
- a CDS encoding DUF305 domain-containing protein: MTAPATTDSEHDEAPTAPEEGGRAPTRRYGLLALAAMLVVGLLLGYAGGLLTPGLTRPGDTSVEAGFARDMTTHHSQAVEMSLTAYRSATLPEVRQMAVDIATGQQGEIGAMQTWLREWELSPTGSQPPMSWMSDGATVKNGLMPGMATPQDMAALRDAQGVEVDRQFLALMINHHLGGIHMIDAVLGETDNAEVLRVARTMKATQQSELNNLRQLQAQAKG; the protein is encoded by the coding sequence ATGACTGCTCCCGCCACCACCGACAGCGAGCACGACGAGGCTCCGACCGCCCCGGAGGAGGGCGGCCGGGCCCCGACGCGGCGCTACGGGCTGCTGGCGCTGGCCGCCATGCTGGTGGTGGGCCTGCTGCTCGGGTACGCCGGCGGCCTGCTCACCCCGGGGCTCACCCGGCCGGGTGACACCTCGGTCGAAGCGGGCTTCGCGCGGGACATGACGACGCACCACAGCCAGGCGGTGGAGATGAGCCTGACCGCCTACCGGTCGGCGACGCTGCCCGAGGTCCGGCAGATGGCCGTGGACATCGCCACCGGGCAGCAGGGCGAGATCGGGGCCATGCAGACCTGGCTGCGGGAGTGGGAGCTGAGCCCGACCGGGTCGCAGCCCCCGATGTCGTGGATGTCCGACGGGGCCACCGTGAAGAACGGGCTAATGCCGGGGATGGCGACCCCGCAGGACATGGCCGCGCTGCGGGACGCCCAGGGTGTCGAGGTCGACCGGCAGTTCCTGGCCCTGATGATCAACCATCACCTCGGCGGCATCCACATGATCGACGCGGTGCTCGGCGAGACCGACAACGCCGAGGTGCTGCGGGTGGCGCGGACGATGAAGGCCACCCAGCAGAGCGAGCTGAACAACCTCCGGCAGCTCCAGGCGCAGGCCAAGGGCTGA
- a CDS encoding winged helix-turn-helix domain-containing protein, with the protein MGVALRDARRSVTSWCRRHTIGGDGAVAAVRRGQRQGEPGMLSREQELELIDVLRGAHPDEFDLDEELWTRQSLTTLIQRRFDLPLDAGAVGAYLRAWGLGPREPRERACGLCVSAVERWVRSEYPAITRAAQEHLAEVYWIGRVRLRGTMPAADVISAVSSRGRVRFMITTPTVDPPLPRDFVLRLSGEEQRTVHLIVDGSWPRNEWPRRLPRRIVLHPLPSCGRAVAA; encoded by the coding sequence GTGGGGGTTGCACTCAGAGACGCACGGCGCTCGGTCACCAGCTGGTGCCGACGCCACACCATCGGCGGTGACGGGGCGGTGGCAGCCGTCCGTCGCGGACAGCGGCAGGGCGAGCCGGGAATGCTCAGCCGCGAACAGGAACTCGAACTGATCGACGTGCTGCGGGGCGCCCACCCCGACGAGTTCGACCTGGACGAGGAGCTGTGGACGCGGCAGAGCCTCACCACGCTCATCCAGCGCCGGTTCGACCTGCCGCTCGACGCGGGCGCGGTCGGGGCGTACCTGCGGGCCTGGGGGTTGGGTCCGCGGGAGCCGCGCGAGCGCGCCTGCGGGCTCTGCGTCAGCGCGGTCGAACGCTGGGTACGCAGCGAGTACCCGGCGATCACCCGGGCTGCCCAGGAGCACCTCGCCGAGGTCTACTGGATCGGGCGGGTGCGGCTCCGCGGCACCATGCCGGCGGCCGACGTGATCTCCGCCGTCTCGTCCCGCGGCCGGGTGCGCTTCATGATCACCACGCCGACGGTCGACCCGCCGCTCCCCCGCGACTTCGTGCTCCGACTCAGCGGCGAGGAGCAGCGCACCGTACACCTGATCGTGGACGGCTCGTGGCCGCGCAACGAGTGGCCACGCCGGCTCCCCCGGCGGATCGTGCTGCACCCGCTACCCAGCTGCGGGCGGGCGGTCGCGGCCTGA
- a CDS encoding carbohydrate-binding protein, protein MRSRRIFAVLAGAAMTVAAAVAFVPSSMAAVSSADAAPMVACTAPAWAEGNTYPAGAQVTYGGRLYQALVTHTAHPGAGWNPAATPSLWRDLGACSGGTPPPTTPPPTTPPPPTTPPPTTLPPTTPPPTGGTCGVKSRPAGKVLQGYWENWDGASNGVHPGLGWIPITDSRLSQHGYNVINAAFPVIRSDGTVLWENGMDAGVKVATPAEMCQAKAAGATILMSIGGAAAGIDLSSSAVADRFIATIVPILTSYHFDGIDIDIETGLTGSGNINTLSTSQANLIRIIDGVLARMPSNFGLTMAPETAYVTGGSVVYGSIWGSYLPIIKKYVDNGRLWWLNMQYYNGSMYGCAGDSYPAGTVQGFTVQTQCLNNGLTIQGTTIRVPYDKQVPGLPAQTGAGGGYMSTSLVTQAWNAVPGIKGLMTWSANWDGSKGWTFGDNVKRLQGR, encoded by the coding sequence ATGAGAAGCCGTCGGATTTTCGCAGTGCTAGCCGGAGCGGCGATGACCGTGGCGGCCGCCGTCGCCTTCGTCCCCAGCAGCATGGCCGCCGTGTCCTCGGCCGACGCCGCCCCGATGGTCGCCTGCACCGCGCCGGCCTGGGCCGAGGGCAACACCTACCCGGCGGGCGCGCAGGTCACCTACGGCGGCCGGCTCTACCAGGCTCTGGTCACCCACACCGCACACCCCGGCGCCGGCTGGAATCCGGCCGCGACCCCGTCGCTGTGGCGTGACCTGGGCGCCTGCTCGGGAGGCACCCCGCCGCCGACCACGCCTCCACCGACCACGCCGCCACCACCGACCACGCCACCGCCCACCACGCTCCCGCCGACGACACCGCCGCCGACCGGTGGGACCTGCGGGGTGAAGTCGCGGCCCGCCGGCAAGGTGCTGCAGGGCTACTGGGAGAACTGGGACGGCGCCTCCAACGGCGTGCACCCCGGCCTCGGCTGGATCCCGATCACCGACAGCCGGCTCAGCCAGCACGGCTACAACGTGATCAACGCGGCTTTCCCGGTGATCCGCTCGGACGGCACGGTGCTCTGGGAGAACGGCATGGATGCCGGCGTGAAGGTGGCCACGCCGGCCGAAATGTGCCAGGCCAAAGCCGCTGGCGCGACCATCCTGATGTCGATCGGCGGGGCCGCGGCGGGCATCGACCTGAGCTCCAGCGCGGTCGCCGACCGGTTCATCGCGACGATCGTGCCGATCCTGACGTCCTACCACTTCGACGGCATCGACATCGACATCGAGACCGGCCTGACCGGCAGTGGCAACATCAACACCTTGTCCACGTCGCAGGCCAACCTGATCCGGATCATCGACGGAGTGCTGGCCCGGATGCCGTCGAACTTCGGCCTGACCATGGCGCCCGAGACGGCCTACGTCACCGGCGGCAGCGTGGTCTACGGCTCGATCTGGGGTTCGTACCTGCCGATCATCAAGAAGTACGTGGACAACGGCCGGCTCTGGTGGCTGAACATGCAGTACTACAACGGCAGCATGTACGGCTGCGCCGGCGACTCGTACCCGGCCGGCACCGTGCAGGGCTTCACGGTGCAGACGCAGTGCCTGAACAACGGCCTGACCATCCAGGGCACCACCATCCGCGTGCCGTACGACAAGCAGGTTCCGGGCCTGCCCGCGCAGACCGGCGCGGGTGGCGGCTACATGTCGACGTCGCTGGTCACGCAGGCCTGGAACGCCGTACCCGGCATCAAGGGCCTGATGACCTGGTCGGCGAACTGGGACGGGTCGAAGGGCTGGACTTTCGGCGACAACGTGAAGCGTTTGCAGGGACGCTGA
- a CDS encoding DNA polymerase domain-containing protein, with product MSEADETRDGVALTNLDQPLSDRDDATKRDLVDYLDAVRDRILPQLRDRPLSVIRVRPGQPPFMQKNLPRYTPDWVRRVPVWAEASHREVSYALCDDRRTLLWFANQRAVEYHPTLATAADLHRPTHLVLDLDPPEGDGFAAAVGAALLVRQALADAGLAGAVKTSGAKGVHVFVPISDGPTAEELAAATRAVAVRAERLDPALATTAFIREDRGGRVFVDATRAGGATVVAAYSPRLRPGLPVSFPVDWADLTEVAPADFTIRTVPALVAGADPWAASMPAPQPLPADLVAEGRTIPVARVQAMHEGKRRARARREAG from the coding sequence GTGAGCGAGGCTGACGAAACCCGGGACGGGGTGGCCCTGACCAACCTCGACCAGCCGCTGTCCGACCGCGACGACGCGACCAAGCGCGACCTGGTCGACTACCTCGACGCGGTCCGGGACCGGATCCTCCCGCAGCTGCGGGACCGGCCGCTGTCGGTGATCCGGGTCCGCCCCGGCCAGCCGCCGTTCATGCAGAAGAACCTGCCCCGGTACACCCCGGACTGGGTCCGCCGGGTGCCGGTCTGGGCGGAGGCGTCGCACCGGGAGGTCTCGTACGCCCTCTGCGACGACCGGCGCACCCTGCTCTGGTTCGCCAACCAGCGGGCGGTGGAGTACCACCCGACGCTGGCCACCGCGGCGGACCTGCACCGCCCCACCCACCTGGTGCTCGACCTGGACCCGCCGGAGGGGGACGGGTTCGCCGCGGCGGTCGGCGCCGCGCTGCTGGTCCGCCAGGCGCTCGCCGACGCCGGCCTGGCCGGGGCGGTCAAGACCAGCGGCGCCAAGGGGGTGCACGTCTTCGTGCCGATCTCCGACGGTCCCACGGCGGAGGAGTTGGCCGCAGCCACCCGGGCGGTCGCCGTCCGCGCCGAGCGGCTGGACCCGGCGCTGGCCACCACGGCGTTCATCCGGGAGGACCGGGGCGGCCGGGTCTTCGTGGACGCCACCCGGGCCGGCGGGGCGACCGTGGTGGCCGCGTACAGCCCGCGGCTGCGCCCCGGGCTGCCGGTCTCGTTCCCGGTCGACTGGGCCGACCTGACCGAGGTGGCCCCGGCAGACTTCACCATCCGGACCGTGCCGGCGCTGGTGGCCGGGGCCGACCCGTGGGCCGCGTCGATGCCGGCGCCGCAGCCGCTGCCCGCCGACCTCGTGGCCGAGGGGCGGACCATCCCGGTGGCCCGGGTGCAGGCCATGCACGAGGGCAAGCGCCGGGCCCGCGCCCGCCGCGAAGCCGGCTGA
- a CDS encoding MFS transporter: MDRAVPSRWPALLVLCAGSLMIILDGSVVAVALPAVQRDLDFTAAGLAWVVNAYLVAFGGLLLLSGRLGDLLGRRRIFLAGSTLFTLASLACALATGPAVLVGARFGQGVGGALAMAVSLGMIVRLYPEPAERARAIAVFSFTGAAGASVGTVAGGLLTELAGWRSIFLVNLPIGAAIVLAAVRRLPAERGIGLRAGLDLPGALLATAGLMAAVLGIVGTGEHGWTSPRTLGAAALAVLLLAGFALRQRVAPTPLLPARVLRVPGLVAANAVQFLMVSAYFGFQFLLAVELQLVLGLDAAATGWAFLPTPVVIAVVSLGLAGRLIARWGARAVLLAGLGLAAVGFLLLGRLPADGGYLADVLPAMLIFGVAGGLTLPAVTTLAMAGATDADAGLASGLANTTQQVGGAVGLAALATLAATRADGLRAAGWAEVAALAGGYRIAFTVAAALVVAALLVALTTLPGARPAALRAGTDRHRSAASS; this comes from the coding sequence ATGGATCGTGCGGTCCCGTCCCGCTGGCCGGCGCTGCTTGTACTCTGCGCCGGCAGCCTGATGATCATCCTGGACGGCAGCGTCGTCGCGGTGGCGCTGCCCGCCGTGCAGCGCGACCTGGACTTCACCGCCGCAGGCCTGGCCTGGGTGGTCAACGCCTACCTGGTCGCCTTCGGCGGGCTGCTGCTGCTCTCCGGCCGCCTCGGCGACCTGCTCGGCCGGCGGCGGATCTTCCTGGCCGGCAGCACGCTGTTCACCCTGGCCTCGCTGGCCTGCGCGCTGGCCACCGGGCCGGCTGTGCTGGTCGGCGCGCGCTTCGGCCAGGGCGTCGGCGGCGCGCTGGCCATGGCGGTCAGCCTCGGCATGATCGTCCGGCTCTATCCCGAGCCGGCCGAGCGGGCCCGCGCGATCGCCGTCTTCAGTTTCACCGGGGCGGCGGGGGCGTCGGTCGGCACGGTGGCCGGTGGGCTGCTCACCGAGCTGGCCGGCTGGCGGTCGATCTTCCTGGTCAACCTGCCGATCGGGGCGGCCATCGTGCTCGCCGCCGTCCGCCGGCTCCCCGCCGAGCGGGGCATCGGCCTGCGCGCGGGCCTGGACCTGCCCGGCGCCCTGCTCGCCACCGCCGGGCTGATGGCGGCCGTGCTGGGCATCGTGGGGACCGGCGAGCACGGCTGGACCAGCCCGCGGACCCTCGGCGCGGCGGCGCTCGCGGTGCTGCTGCTCGCGGGGTTCGCGCTCCGGCAGCGGGTGGCGCCCACCCCGCTGCTGCCGGCCCGCGTGCTGCGCGTCCCCGGCCTGGTCGCGGCGAACGCCGTGCAGTTCCTCATGGTCTCCGCGTACTTCGGCTTCCAGTTCCTGCTCGCCGTGGAGCTGCAACTGGTGCTGGGGCTGGACGCGGCGGCGACCGGCTGGGCCTTCCTGCCCACCCCGGTGGTGATCGCGGTGGTGTCGCTCGGCCTGGCCGGTCGGCTGATCGCCCGGTGGGGCGCCCGGGCCGTTCTGCTGGCCGGGCTCGGGCTGGCCGCCGTCGGTTTCCTGCTGCTCGGCCGGCTGCCCGCCGACGGCGGTTACCTCGCCGACGTGCTTCCCGCGATGCTGATCTTCGGGGTGGCCGGCGGCCTGACCCTGCCGGCGGTCACCACGCTGGCCATGGCCGGTGCGACCGACGCGGACGCCGGGCTCGCGTCCGGGCTGGCCAACACCACCCAGCAGGTTGGCGGGGCGGTCGGGCTGGCCGCGCTGGCCACCCTGGCCGCCACACGCGCCGACGGTCTGCGGGCCGCCGGCTGGGCCGAGGTGGCGGCACTGGCCGGCGGCTACCGGATCGCGTTCACCGTCGCCGCCGCCCTGGTGGTCGCCGCGCTGCTGGTCGCGCTGACCACGCTGCCCGGTGCCCGGCCCGCCGCGCTGCGGGCCGGAACCGATCGGCACCGAAGCGCCGCGTCCAGTTGA
- a CDS encoding winged helix-turn-helix transcriptional regulator, which translates to MSQRNSDVPAPIEAELACAAGSVPFTPGQARACTVREVLDRVGGKWSIGILVAASNGPVRFTELERHIEGISRRMLTLTLRNLERDGLLHRRVYPTVPPKVEYTATPMALELYESLVALTSWAERHRRAIAEARTRYDRDHAG; encoded by the coding sequence ATGTCCCAGAGGAACAGCGATGTGCCCGCGCCGATCGAGGCCGAGCTGGCGTGCGCGGCGGGGAGCGTGCCGTTCACCCCGGGTCAGGCCCGGGCGTGCACCGTCCGCGAGGTGCTCGACCGGGTCGGCGGCAAGTGGAGCATCGGCATCCTGGTGGCCGCCTCGAACGGCCCGGTGCGCTTCACGGAGCTGGAGCGGCACATCGAGGGGATCAGTCGCCGGATGCTCACGCTGACCCTGCGCAACCTGGAACGCGACGGCCTCCTGCACCGCAGGGTCTATCCCACCGTCCCGCCGAAGGTGGAGTACACCGCCACCCCGATGGCGCTGGAGCTGTACGAGTCGCTGGTGGCGCTGACCAGTTGGGCCGAGCGGCACCGCCGGGCCATTGCCGAGGCGCGGACCAGGTACGACCGCGATCACGCCGGTTAA
- a CDS encoding TetR/AcrR family transcriptional regulator: MARAVSETHGEILAAAARRFAVTGYRGTSLQDIAREVGCSKATVLYHFANKEALLAELMAPAIAVLRDLDDRLTGLTGAAAQQVAAAGFVDLAVRFRREIALLRGEFPELLAQPAFAHIQQISERLRDAFAGHSERPGARISALVLLAGIPEACAEFVDVPDDELRPALLTLVRRAVEPVESSLPQPPTTEDKES, from the coding sequence ATGGCCAGAGCGGTGTCCGAGACGCACGGCGAGATCCTCGCCGCGGCGGCGCGACGGTTCGCGGTGACCGGCTACCGGGGCACCTCCTTGCAGGACATCGCCCGTGAGGTCGGCTGCTCCAAGGCCACCGTGCTCTACCACTTCGCCAACAAGGAAGCCCTGCTCGCCGAGCTGATGGCCCCGGCCATCGCGGTGCTGCGGGACCTCGACGACCGGCTCACCGGCCTGACCGGCGCGGCCGCCCAGCAGGTCGCCGCGGCCGGCTTCGTCGACCTCGCGGTGCGGTTCCGGCGGGAGATCGCGCTGCTCCGCGGCGAGTTCCCGGAGCTGCTGGCCCAGCCGGCCTTCGCACACATCCAGCAGATCTCGGAACGCCTGCGGGACGCCTTCGCTGGGCACTCCGAGCGGCCGGGCGCGCGGATCAGCGCGCTGGTGCTGCTCGCCGGCATTCCCGAGGCGTGCGCCGAGTTCGTCGACGTTCCCGACGACGAGCTGCGCCCCGCTCTGCTCACCCTCGTCCGGCGGGCTGTCGAGCCCGTCGAGTCTTCCCTGCCCCAACCACCCACGACCGAGGACAAGGAATCCTGA